One window of Pieris rapae chromosome 14, ilPieRapa1.1, whole genome shotgun sequence genomic DNA carries:
- the LOC111000426 gene encoding protein phosphatase methylesterase 1: MSALQKNIMKSNLPPRMPRTSGEAKLAPFSGGRKRNYAPVSWNQYFEKSVDLETESGSFRVYLSPEPDHPQRPRIITLHGGGYSGLSWALFTEEITNMIHCQVVSLDIRGHGETQAKNPNDLSIETLIKDVEQVIHKLYGDDELPPLILLGHSMGGAIAVRAAHLPAIEPYICGVAVIDVVEGTAMDALASMQSFLRGRPTHFKSLEHAIEWCVRSGQVRNVESARVSMPSQIVNCTTNQLAINEVDTYVSDDVTDEVGTCARADVILEEGEGEGDGFVSPTPVSGGAMKYRWRVDLSKTEQHWSGWFSGLSNSFLTTRAPRLLLLASVDGLDRELTVGQMQGKFQMQVLTRCGHAVHEDSPAEVARVLASFLLRHRLTSPTDEGENMHLASAPGC, from the exons atgtcTGCACTTCAAAAGAATATCATGAAAAGTAATCTACCACCAAGAATGCCACGAACATCAGGAGAAGCAaa GCTTGCTCCATTTAGTGGCGGGCGAAAGCGAAACTATGCTCCAGTGTCATGGAACCAATACTTTGAAAAATCTGTTGATTTGGAAACAGAGAGTGGATCATTCAGAGTTTATTTATCACCAGAACCTGATCACCCACAAAGGCCAAGAATAATAACATTACATGGTGGAGGGTATTCAGGACTTAGTTGGGCTCTTTTCACA GAGGAAATTACAAACATGATTCATTGCCAAGTTGTTTCACTGGATATTCGTGGTCATGGAGAGACACAAGCTAAAAACCCTAATGATTTAAGCattgaaacattaattaa AGACGTAGAACAAGTGATTCATAAGTTATATGGTGATGATGAATTACCACCTTTGATCCTACTTGGACATTCAATGGGAGGTGCAATAGCTGTGAGAGCGGCACATTTACCTGCCATAGAGCCTTATATATGTGGGGTAGCTGTTATAGATGTTGTTGagg GTACTGCAATGGATGCTCTGGCCAGTATGCAAAGTTTTCTCCGTGGCAGACCAACACATTTCAAGAGTCTAGAGCATGCTATAGAGTGGTG tgTAAGAAGTGGTCAAGTACGGAATGTTGAATCAGCCAGGGTTTCAATGCCTAGCCAAATTGTCAA CTGCACAACCAATCAGCTGGCAATAAACGAGGTTGACACGTACGTCAGTGATGACGTCACGGATGAAGTGGGTACTTGCGCACGCGCTGACGTCATACTAGAGGAGGGAGAGGGAGAAGGGGACGGATTCGTCAGTCCCACTCCCGTTTCTGGAGGAGCTATGAA GTATCGTTGGCGAGTGGATTTGTCAAAAACCGAACAACATTGGTCGGGATGGTTTTCTGGGTTATCGAACTCGTTCTTAACGACGCGTGCGCCGAGGTTATTGCTACTCGCTTCTGTGGACGGACTCGACAGAGAATTGACTGTTGGACAGATGCAAG GAAAATTTCAAATGCAAGTACTTACGAGGTGCGGTCACGCCGTGCACGAAGATTCACCCGCTGAG GTGGCGAGAGTTCTCGCGTCGTTTTTACTGCGACATCGTCTGACTTCACCGACGGACGAAGGAGAAAATATGCATCTAGCTTCAGCACCCGGCTGTTAA
- the LOC111000436 gene encoding zinc finger protein OZF → MKINVTDFKDSCRACLQQNKIFYNIFTCYYVKRNISCVEMLTNYTKIKPIKQDGLPQLICKDCFRQLKRTYDFCIQCESSEIRLTNLLLNLKSNSETIIEVDKISLCNVKEENNIKLESNTDDKINEISSADELKIEPIPENNDENENWNADDDNLLIEFKQIDPKDESVIKRKRGKKKKFSHLDDEELAKPTSKLPHQCDVCGKILSSKSNLNSHKIIHTDQRPFKCKECPASFKGHSGLFQHKRLHTGETPYHCEYCPKQFRKKTTLIYHIRTHTGEKEYDCKICLKSFVQSAQLAIHMKRHSGDKTYLCQDCGKAFIIKADLKVHQRIHNREKPYSCHLCEKTFATSGNLSIHVRIHNREFRYTCKYCSRGFITCSSYNVHLKRHRGQRDYSCECGKKFYTSSALKQHKVVHTGEKRYQCKICDRKFTQTSHLSRHFRKDHAKPDDPLPNSDQYKIVLPAENETSVFNLKMDDGDLKCEA, encoded by the exons atgaaaattaatgtgACAGATTTTAAGGATAGTTGTAGAGCTTGCCTCCAacagaacaaaatattttacaatatttttacttgttattatGTTAAACGCAATATTTCATGTGTCGAAATGCTAACCaactatactaaaattaag cCAATTAAACAGGATGGTTTACCACAACTTATTTGCAAGGATTGCTTTAGGCAGTTAAAACGAACATATGACTTTTGTATACAATGTGAAAGCAGTGAGATAAGGTTAACTAATCTTTTGTTAAACCTTAAAAGTAACAGTGAAACTATTATTGAAGTGGATAAAATCAGTTTGTGTAATgttaaagaagaaaataatatcaagCTCGAATCTAATACtgatgataaaattaatgaaatatcatCAGCAGACGAATTAAAAATAG aaCCTATTCCTGAGAACAATGATGAGAATGAGAACTGGAATGCCGATGatgataatttacttattgaattcaaacaaattg ATCCAAAGGATGAGTCagttataaagaggaaaagagggaagaagaaaaaat tttctcaTTTGGACGACGAAGAATTAGCTAAACCAACTAGTAAGTTGCCACACCAATGTGATGTGTGtggtaaaatattaagttctaAAAGTAACCTCAACTctcacaaaataatacatacagaTCAAAGgccttttaaatgtaaagagTGTCCAGCATCttttaa AGGCCACAGCGGTTTATTTCAGCACAAGCGGCTACACACAGGTGAAACTCCATATCATTGTGAATATTGTCCCAAGCAGTTTAGAAAGAAAACTACACTTATATATCATATACGTACACATACTG gTGAAAAGGAATACGATTGCAAAATTTGTCTAAAAAGTTTTGTTCAGAGCGCGCAACTCGCGATACATATGAAACGGCATAGTGGTGATAAGACGTACCTCTGTCAGGACTGTGGAAAAG catttataataaaagctGACCTTAAAGTTCACCAACGAATTCATAACCGAGAAAAGCCATACTCATGCCATTTATGTGAGAAAACGTTTGCGACGTCTGGAAATCTGTCTATACACGTTCGGATACATAACAGGGAATTTAG ATACACATGCAAATACTGCAGCCGTGGCTTCATAACGTGCAGTTCTTACAATGTTCATTTAAAAAGACATCGCGGGCAGAGAGACTACTCCTGCGAATGTGGAAAGAAATTTTACACATCTTCAGCACTGAAACAGCATAAAGTTGTTCACACAGGTGAAAAGCGTTATCAGTGTAAAATTTGCGACCGGAAATTCACACAGACGAGCCACTTGAGTCGTCATTTCCGGAAGGATCATGCGAAACCGGATGATCCGTTGCCGAACTCGGAtcaatacaaaattgttttacccGCTGAAAACGAGACGAgtgtgtttaatttaaaaatggacgACGGTGATCTCAAATGTGAAgcgtaa
- the LOC111000431 gene encoding polycomb group RING finger protein 3, with translation MTMERRIKLKTLNSHITCKICRGYFIDATTVTECLHTFCKSCLVKHLEENNTCPTCNIVIHQSHPLQYISFDRTMQDIVYKLVPDLQDNEIKRERDFYRARGLPCPKDAALAADKPGAGDEPEQQDNSDCHRKDEQVNVCLECISTSLRTLKRGFIRCSAQATITHLKKFIAKKILNGIEKYRDIDILCNDELLGKDHTLKFVYVTRWRFRDPPLRLQYRPKIDI, from the exons ATGACCATGGAAAGGAGgattaagttaaaaactttaaacagTCATATTACTTGTAAGATTTGCCGCGGATACTTCATCGATGCTACTACGGTCACTGAGTGTCTTCATACGT TTTGTAAAAGCTGCCTTGTGAAACATCTGGAGGAAAATAATACATGTCCAACATGCAACATAGTGATACACCAATCACATCCACTACAGTACATCAGTTTCGATCGCACCATGCAGGACATTGTATACAAACTAGTACCAGACCTTCAGGATA atgaAATTAAGAGAGAACGAGATTTTTACCGTGCAAGAGGTTTACCATGTCCTAAGGATGCTGCTCTAGCTGCAGACAAACCTGGTGCAGGAGATGAGCCAGAACAGCAAGATAATAGTGATTGCCACAGGAAAGATGAACAG GTGAATGTATGTTTGGAGTGCATTTCAACATCATTGAGAACACTAAAGCGTGGTTTTATCAGATGTTCAGCACAGGCAACTATCACACACCTTAAGAAATTCATAGCTAAGAAAATACTAAACGGTATTGAGAAATATAGAGAC ATTGACATTTTATGTAATGATGAATTACTAGGTAAGGACCACACATTGAAATTTGTTTACGTCACTAGGTGGAGGTTCCGAGATCCACCACTTCGGTTACAGTATAGGCCCAAAATAGACATATAG